One genomic segment of Thermodesulfobacterium sp. TA1 includes these proteins:
- a CDS encoding ParB N-terminal domain-containing protein produces the protein MKEIATFDDPVRKQPLTLAIFDLEEIHRPPFQRDISESLKKHLEMAIEKLGFLTPIVVVNKNGKYYVVDGQHRLEAMKDIGAREIVGIIVDESLYHHILEFNTEKPPNVKEKSKQAYRLYQDLLKEDENLIEEELFTYFKDPMFITFGFAIEEFDPKFPASFYESFVSKIDEFLRKPLKESAEERRKRAKALIELNQVVNQKYAEFGWDNALLKGEIVRKAVQKAFGVRVRTIEEEFYSAIKLVKQACESLTPQDFGEEE, from the coding sequence ATGAAAGAGATAGCCACTTTTGATGACCCTGTTAGAAAACAACCCCTCACTTTAGCTATCTTTGATTTAGAAGAAATCCATAGACCACCTTTTCAGCGGGATATCTCAGAAAGTTTAAAAAAACATTTAGAGATGGCTATAGAAAAGTTAGGGTTTTTAACACCGATAGTAGTGGTAAATAAAAACGGAAAATATTATGTCGTTGACGGACAGCATCGTTTAGAGGCGATGAAGGACATAGGTGCAAGAGAGATAGTGGGAATAATCGTAGATGAAAGCCTTTATCATCATATTTTAGAATTTAACACCGAAAAGCCCCCAAACGTTAAAGAAAAGTCAAAACAAGCCTATCGATTGTATCAAGACCTGCTTAAAGAAGATGAAAATTTGATAGAAGAAGAGCTGTTTACCTATTTTAAAGACCCGATGTTTATTACTTTTGGTTTTGCTATAGAAGAGTTTGACCCAAAGTTTCCAGCCAGTTTTTATGAAAGTTTTGTGTCTAAAATAGACGAGTTTTTGAGAAAACCATTAAAAGAGTCAGCAGAAGAAAGAAGAAAGAGGGCGAAAGCTTTGATAGAGCTTAACCAAGTGGTTAATCAGAAATATGCAGAGTTTGGTTGGGATAACGCTCTTCTTAAAGGAGAGATCGTTAGAAAGGCAGTACAAAAAGCCTTTGGTGTAAGGGTAAGAACTATTGAAGAAGAGTTTTATTCAGCTATAAAATTGGTAAAACAGGCTTGCGAAAGCCTGACTCCACAAGATTTTGGAGAGGAAGAATGA
- a CDS encoding NAD(P)-dependent oxidoreductase: MEVGFVGLGLLGQAMVKRLSSQGVKVTVWNRSLEKAKVSGLPYVETLEELIDKEETIFLCVKDSQAVEDLLTQMSPYLKDKIIIDTSTNCLSKVLEFHRFLKEKGGFYLECPVLGSVIPAEKGQLTLLISGEEKVFEKVKPLLQILSQRCFYLQTPGKATKAKLINNYLLALIMEALASAIVLGENIGFNKEELLNILENGAGNSYVLKVKKEALLKENFIPHFSLENLIKDLNYAEELFKTFSGIALEGALVKELYRIGINLGLKDKDFSAIYYVLKSLQTQTSG, from the coding sequence ATGGAAGTAGGGTTTGTAGGATTAGGACTTTTAGGACAAGCTATGGTAAAAAGGCTTTCTTCTCAGGGGGTAAAAGTTACGGTTTGGAACCGGTCTTTAGAAAAAGCTAAAGTTTCTGGGTTACCTTATGTAGAAACCTTGGAAGAGCTTATAGATAAAGAGGAGACTATTTTCTTATGTGTTAAAGATAGTCAAGCAGTTGAAGACCTTTTGACCCAAATGTCTCCATATCTAAAAGATAAAATTATCATAGATACCTCTACCAATTGCCTCTCTAAGGTTTTAGAATTTCATCGTTTTTTAAAAGAAAAAGGAGGTTTTTATTTAGAGTGTCCTGTTTTAGGAAGCGTTATCCCAGCAGAAAAAGGACAGCTTACCCTTCTTATAAGTGGAGAAGAAAAAGTTTTTGAAAAGGTTAAACCTCTTTTACAAATCTTATCCCAACGGTGTTTTTATCTCCAAACACCTGGTAAAGCTACCAAAGCTAAACTAATCAACAACTATCTTTTAGCCTTGATTATGGAGGCTTTAGCTTCTGCCATAGTTTTAGGAGAAAACATAGGGTTTAACAAAGAAGAACTTTTAAACATATTAGAAAACGGGGCGGGAAATTCTTATGTGTTAAAGGTTAAAAAAGAAGCCCTGCTAAAAGAAAACTTCATCCCTCATTTTTCTTTGGAAAACTTGATAAAAGACTTAAACTACGCTGAAGAACTTTTTAAAACCTTTTCAGGAATAGCCTTAGAAGGAGCTTTGGTAAAAGAACTATACAGAATTGGGATTAATTTAGGGTTAAAAGATAAAGATTTTTCGGCTATATATTATGTTTTAAAAAGTCTACAAACTCAGACATCTGGATAA
- a CDS encoding IS110 family transposase yields the protein MTHYIGVDISKDNFHFCILNHEAKTLSSGKLSMSLQGFSDFFNLLKTLSDPIVVMESSGRFHIPLYCFLVEKDIQTFILNPKIVHRFFEFISANNPSKYDTKDAKILALFALNNPEFLKSYPENSELRSASRLIQKLKHELAEAKTQIKYALTVLFPEAEKHFNIYSHSFLNILLKFPSAKTLKKAKPNEISEIIKSSVPKGKTPSFSPDEVINLAKNSIGVDNPYLSQTLIIYIEKLFFLEPRIKKLEEMLVEKMDEDQQEQIKLISSIKGISSKLASLFLAEIRDVKRFSNAKKLIKFAGTDPVTKQSGKYKAKMSISKQGSSFLRNVLFQMAVGVVKWNFYFRSYFIRKKKNFGSYKKAMIAVVNKLIRVIYAICRKKTFFNPAFSKFPVLEVSHV from the coding sequence ATGACCCATTACATCGGTGTTGACATTTCTAAAGATAACTTCCACTTCTGCATCCTTAACCATGAAGCTAAAACCCTCTCCTCCGGCAAACTCTCTATGTCTCTTCAAGGCTTCTCTGATTTCTTTAACCTTCTCAAAACCCTCTCTGACCCTATCGTTGTTATGGAATCCTCTGGTAGGTTCCACATCCCCCTTTACTGCTTCCTCGTTGAAAAAGATATCCAAACCTTCATCCTTAACCCTAAAATCGTCCACAGATTCTTTGAATTTATCTCCGCTAACAACCCCTCTAAATACGACACAAAAGATGCCAAAATCCTTGCACTCTTCGCTCTTAATAACCCTGAATTCCTTAAATCCTATCCTGAAAACTCTGAACTCCGTAGTGCTTCTCGTCTTATCCAAAAACTTAAACATGAACTTGCTGAAGCTAAAACTCAAATCAAATACGCCCTCACTGTTCTTTTCCCAGAAGCTGAAAAGCACTTTAATATTTACTCCCACTCCTTCCTTAACATACTCCTTAAATTCCCCTCTGCTAAAACCCTTAAAAAAGCTAAACCAAATGAAATTTCCGAAATTATTAAATCCTCTGTTCCTAAAGGTAAAACCCCTTCCTTTTCTCCCGATGAAGTCATAAACCTTGCTAAAAACTCTATCGGGGTTGACAATCCTTATCTCTCTCAAACTCTTATCATCTACATCGAAAAACTCTTTTTCCTTGAGCCAAGAATAAAAAAGCTTGAAGAGATGCTTGTAGAGAAAATGGATGAAGACCAGCAAGAACAAATTAAGCTCATTTCCTCTATAAAAGGTATTTCCTCTAAACTTGCAAGTCTCTTTTTGGCTGAAATCAGAGACGTAAAAAGATTTTCTAATGCCAAAAAGCTCATAAAGTTTGCGGGCACAGACCCAGTAACAAAACAATCTGGTAAGTATAAAGCTAAGATGAGCATATCTAAGCAAGGGTCGAGCTTTCTCAGAAATGTTCTTTTCCAGATGGCGGTAGGTGTAGTAAAATGGAATTTTTACTTCAGATCCTATTTTATACGTAAGAAGAAAAACTTTGGCAGTTATAAGAAAGCTATGATAGCAGTTGTAAACAAACTTATAAGAGTTATCTATGCAATTTGTAGAAAAAAAACTTTCTTTAATCCTGCTTTTTCTAAGTTCCCTGTTCTGGAGGTCTCTCATGTTTAA
- a CDS encoding ferredoxin domain-containing protein, whose protein sequence is MKLNPELEIIEALAKQILVAARTAPKAKGVDDLVFGLITDPAEKEKLAQEMEKIAEEKGAAFKFFKRDADNVRNSEAIILIALNFTKPLGMDCGICGFKCEELMKQEKSQLDFDGPVCGIKLLDMGIALGSAVAKAKDLCVDNRIMYTIGVAAKRLNLIKGNVIMGIPLSVKGKNIYFDRPPLK, encoded by the coding sequence ATGAAGCTTAATCCAGAGTTAGAAATAATAGAAGCTTTAGCTAAACAAATACTGGTGGCAGCACGCACCGCTCCTAAAGCCAAGGGGGTAGATGACTTAGTTTTTGGTTTGATTACCGACCCCGCAGAAAAAGAAAAACTGGCCCAAGAGATGGAAAAAATCGCTGAAGAAAAAGGTGCAGCCTTTAAGTTTTTTAAAAGAGATGCTGACAATGTAAGAAATTCGGAAGCGATTATCTTGATAGCCCTTAATTTTACTAAACCCTTAGGGATGGACTGTGGAATCTGCGGATTTAAATGCGAGGAATTGATGAAACAAGAAAAAAGTCAGCTTGATTTTGATGGGCCTGTTTGCGGAATAAAACTTTTAGACATGGGAATTGCTTTAGGTTCAGCTGTGGCTAAGGCTAAAGACCTTTGTGTAGACAATCGGATCATGTATACCATAGGCGTAGCAGCTAAAAGATTAAACCTGATTAAAGGGAACGTAATCATGGGAATACCCTTAAGTGTAAAAGGAAAGAACATCTATTTTGACAGGCCCCCTTTAAAATAA
- the metK gene encoding methionine adenosyltransferase: protein MLVQNFLFTSESVTEGHPDKVADQISDAILDAILEKDPYARVACETLVNTGMILIAGEITTEARIDYPTIARGVVKEIGYNHSDLGFDYQTCAVLISIDRQSPDIAMGVDRDGEIGAGDQGLMFGYACDETPDFMPMPIWYAHRLAMRLAEVRKKGILPFLRPDGKTQVTVRYEARKPVDVHTIVIAAQHDPTVTLKELREAITEEVIKKVIVPEHLRPDTKIIINGTGRFVIGGPLADCGMTGRKIIVDTYGGRGHHGGGAFSGKDPTKVDRTPSYYGRYVAKNLVAAGVAKELEVQVAYAIGVPEPLAINVNTYGTENIPVEKILDIINTLFNFRPKHMIEYLNLRRPIFRKTACYGHFGRNEPEFTWEKLDMVEKIKELAGFDK from the coding sequence ATGCTTGTACAAAACTTTTTGTTTACTTCTGAATCGGTTACCGAAGGCCATCCTGATAAGGTAGCGGATCAAATTTCAGACGCTATTTTAGACGCTATCTTAGAAAAAGATCCCTATGCTAGGGTAGCTTGCGAAACCTTAGTAAACACAGGTATGATACTTATTGCTGGGGAGATTACTACTGAAGCTCGGATTGACTATCCTACCATAGCCCGTGGGGTAGTAAAAGAGATAGGATATAACCATTCTGACTTAGGTTTTGACTACCAGACCTGTGCGGTACTTATTAGTATAGATAGACAAAGCCCAGACATTGCTATGGGAGTTGACAGAGACGGAGAGATAGGCGCCGGAGACCAAGGACTTATGTTTGGGTATGCTTGTGACGAAACACCTGATTTCATGCCTATGCCTATTTGGTATGCCCATAGATTGGCCATGAGGCTTGCTGAAGTAAGAAAAAAAGGCATTCTTCCCTTTTTAAGGCCAGACGGTAAAACTCAGGTAACTGTCCGGTATGAAGCGAGAAAACCGGTAGACGTACACACTATCGTTATCGCAGCCCAGCATGACCCTACGGTTACTTTAAAAGAATTGAGAGAAGCCATTACAGAAGAAGTAATCAAAAAAGTTATAGTCCCCGAACATTTAAGACCAGATACCAAAATCATCATAAACGGAACAGGAAGGTTTGTAATAGGAGGACCTTTAGCTGACTGTGGTATGACAGGAAGAAAAATCATTGTAGACACCTACGGGGGAAGAGGGCATCATGGAGGAGGTGCTTTTTCTGGAAAAGACCCAACAAAAGTAGACAGAACACCTTCTTATTACGGAAGATATGTAGCTAAAAATTTGGTAGCAGCGGGAGTAGCTAAGGAACTTGAAGTACAGGTAGCTTACGCCATAGGTGTACCAGAACCTTTAGCGATAAACGTCAACACTTATGGAACTGAAAACATTCCTGTAGAAAAAATTTTAGACATCATCAATACCCTTTTTAATTTTAGGCCTAAGCACATGATAGAATACCTTAACCTAAGAAGGCCTATTTTTAGAAAAACAGCTTGTTATGGACATTTCGGTAGAAATGAGCCTGAGTTTACTTGGGAAAAATTAGATATGGTAGAAAAGATTAAAGAACTTGCTGGTTTTGATAAATAA
- the ftsZ gene encoding cell division protein FtsZ codes for MGISFELLDEEVKVQPNIKVVGVGGAGGNAIANMIRNKLVGVEFVVANTDYRVLELNPAPIKIQLGKKLTKGLGAGGKPEVGRQAAEESEKEIRDVLKDADMVFIAAGMGGGTGTGAAPVIANICKDLGILTVAVVTKPFTFEGRHRIKLAEQGLEELSKFVDTLITIPNDRLLTLGSPQERLSDMFKKADDVLYYAVRGISDLILSPGYINLDFADVKAVMSESGGMALMGMGEAVGDSRAEIATQMAVYSPLLDDLTLSGAKGVLLNISGHSETLTIQETQFITTMIAKELHPDAKVYWGVVFDESLGDALRVTVIATGLESSKKEEKNGKVVTIEEGLRRREGKEKFNKIEEYSLEEEEVLDIPTFLRRNAD; via the coding sequence ATGGGTATCTCTTTTGAGCTCTTAGATGAAGAAGTGAAGGTTCAACCTAACATTAAGGTAGTGGGAGTAGGTGGAGCTGGTGGCAATGCTATCGCTAACATGATTAGAAATAAACTTGTAGGGGTAGAATTTGTAGTGGCTAACACAGACTACAGGGTCCTTGAATTAAACCCAGCCCCGATTAAAATTCAATTGGGGAAAAAACTTACTAAAGGACTGGGAGCAGGTGGAAAGCCAGAAGTAGGTAGACAAGCAGCCGAGGAGAGCGAAAAAGAGATAAGAGATGTGTTAAAAGATGCAGACATGGTTTTTATAGCTGCAGGTATGGGAGGAGGTACAGGAACCGGTGCAGCTCCCGTGATAGCCAACATTTGTAAAGACCTTGGAATCCTAACAGTAGCGGTAGTAACCAAACCTTTCACTTTTGAAGGAAGACACAGGATAAAATTGGCTGAACAAGGCTTAGAAGAACTCTCCAAGTTTGTAGATACCTTGATTACTATTCCAAACGACCGTTTACTTACCCTTGGGTCTCCACAAGAAAGATTGTCGGATATGTTTAAAAAAGCAGACGATGTATTATATTATGCTGTAAGAGGTATTTCAGACCTTATTCTTTCTCCAGGTTATATCAACCTGGACTTTGCAGACGTTAAGGCAGTGATGAGTGAAAGTGGAGGTATGGCTTTGATGGGAATGGGAGAGGCTGTAGGAGATTCTAGGGCAGAAATCGCTACTCAGATGGCAGTTTATAGTCCTCTTTTAGATGACCTTACCCTTTCAGGTGCTAAAGGTGTATTACTTAATATAAGCGGACATTCTGAAACTTTGACTATTCAAGAAACTCAATTTATAACCACCATGATAGCCAAAGAGCTTCATCCAGACGCTAAAGTATATTGGGGTGTAGTTTTTGATGAATCCTTAGGAGATGCTTTAAGGGTTACGGTGATTGCTACAGGCCTTGAATCATCCAAAAAAGAAGAAAAAAACGGCAAAGTAGTAACCATAGAAGAGGGATTAAGAAGGAGAGAAGGCAAAGAAAAGTTTAATAAGATAGAGGAATATTCTTTAGAAGAGGAAGAAGTACTTGATATACCTACCTTTCTTAGAAGAAACGCAGATTAA
- a CDS encoding riboflavin synthase has product MFTGLIEGEGKITSLLPEKGGLTIEIQPPFDITDVKIGDSIAVNGVCLTAIEVKDKTFKAHVSPETLNRTTFKYKRQGDWVNLERSLRLGDRLGGHLVSGHVDGIGKVLTVNPLGEFYRFLIEIPETLAVYLIEKGSIAVDGISLTINKVIENSFELMIIPHTYQVTTLKRLKPGDLINIEIDMIAKMVHKWLSPYLKKAEKSSQLSIEFLKQHGFF; this is encoded by the coding sequence TTGTTTACCGGACTAATAGAAGGAGAAGGTAAGATTACCTCCCTTCTCCCTGAGAAGGGAGGGCTTACTATCGAAATTCAACCCCCTTTTGATATAACCGATGTTAAAATAGGCGATAGCATTGCGGTAAACGGGGTATGTTTAACTGCTATCGAAGTCAAAGATAAAACCTTTAAAGCCCATGTTTCTCCAGAGACCTTAAACCGAACCACCTTTAAATACAAAAGACAAGGAGACTGGGTTAATTTAGAACGATCCCTCCGCTTAGGAGATAGGTTAGGAGGACACCTTGTTTCCGGCCATGTAGACGGCATAGGTAAAGTTTTAACCGTCAATCCTTTAGGAGAGTTTTACAGATTTTTGATAGAAATACCTGAGACTTTGGCGGTTTATTTAATAGAAAAAGGGTCTATTGCTGTAGACGGGATTAGTCTTACTATAAACAAAGTAATAGAAAATTCCTTTGAGCTTATGATTATCCCTCATACTTATCAGGTAACTACTTTAAAACGCCTAAAGCCCGGAGATTTGATTAATATAGAGATAGATATGATAGCTAAAATGGTGCACAAATGGCTTTCTCCCTATCTAAAAAAGGCAGAAAAAAGTTCTCAACTTTCTATAGAGTTTCTCAAACAACATGGATTTTTTTGA
- the amrB gene encoding AmmeMemoRadiSam system protein B — MELEYPLDYKPILRYVDVIPAEHEGQPVFFLRDPLGFIDELVVVPQYLAFLLALMNGQNDLRDLQSEATKQFGQMVPLEEVVKIVKFLDEKGLLWSKTFEEIKEKAYSKWFSYPFRAMAHANSAYPLSAAEAKFFVEDILKLGSSESANPPKILIAPHIDIKAAARSYAESYNRFKLPPGARIIILGVGHHLDLPFSVLTKDIATPFGLIKNDRGGLFFLTNSKKIEVFPDHIAHRLEHSIEFQALFLHYLLKDQFMVLPVLVGPMPTLFENPELTNRFVEGLAQLMEDEHTYLVLGIDFCHLGLRYGDPFEVSEEHAQIALENDKALLQLTFDGTKEEFLEKAKQTLPLKVCGLSTLYLTKLIMEKLGAKGKLDLYHQEFVPFGQGSAVSVSSAGYVV, encoded by the coding sequence ATGGAATTAGAATATCCTTTGGATTATAAGCCCATTTTAAGGTATGTAGATGTAATACCTGCTGAGCACGAAGGTCAACCGGTATTTTTTTTAAGAGACCCTTTAGGTTTTATAGATGAATTGGTAGTAGTGCCTCAATATCTTGCTTTTTTGCTTGCCTTGATGAACGGACAAAACGACCTAAGAGACTTACAGTCTGAAGCAACCAAACAGTTTGGTCAGATGGTACCTTTAGAAGAAGTAGTAAAAATAGTTAAATTTTTAGATGAGAAAGGTCTTTTATGGTCTAAAACCTTTGAAGAAATCAAAGAAAAAGCTTATTCTAAATGGTTTTCTTATCCTTTTAGGGCTATGGCTCATGCTAATTCAGCCTATCCTTTATCTGCAGCCGAGGCAAAATTTTTTGTTGAAGACATCCTAAAACTTGGTTCTTCTGAGTCTGCCAATCCCCCTAAAATTTTGATAGCCCCTCATATAGACATAAAAGCAGCTGCTAGATCTTATGCTGAAAGTTATAACAGGTTTAAATTACCTCCTGGGGCTAGAATAATAATTTTAGGGGTAGGACATCATTTAGACCTTCCTTTTTCTGTGCTTACTAAAGACATAGCTACTCCTTTTGGGTTGATAAAAAACGATAGGGGAGGCTTATTTTTTTTAACTAATTCTAAAAAGATAGAGGTTTTCCCTGACCACATAGCCCATCGGTTAGAACATTCTATAGAATTTCAAGCCCTGTTTTTGCATTATCTTTTAAAAGACCAGTTTATGGTTTTACCTGTTTTAGTAGGTCCTATGCCTACTCTTTTTGAAAATCCAGAACTTACAAATAGGTTTGTCGAGGGTTTAGCCCAGTTGATGGAAGATGAACATACCTATTTGGTTTTAGGTATAGATTTTTGTCATCTCGGATTAAGATATGGAGACCCCTTTGAGGTTTCTGAAGAACATGCCCAAATAGCCTTAGAAAACGATAAAGCCTTGTTACAACTTACTTTTGATGGAACCAAAGAGGAGTTTTTAGAAAAAGCTAAACAAACCTTACCTTTAAAAGTATGCGGTCTTTCTACTCTTTATCTTACTAAACTTATCATGGAAAAATTAGGGGCTAAAGGAAAATTAGACCTATACCATCAGGAGTTTGTTCCTTTTGGTCAGGGCTCGGCAGTTTCTGTATCCTCTGCAGGATATGTAGTTTAA
- a CDS encoding phosphoribosylanthranilate isomerase, whose protein sequence is MKPKIKICGLTRKEDVLFLNQFPVDYIGFVFYPRSPRYVGENIDQLLGCVRVGIKKVGVFVNPNYEEVKKALDIGIDLIQLHGEETVEFAQKIGLTRVIKAFRVKDKIEPEKVLPWKKAYAILTDTFVKGIPGGTGQTFNWSLAKILVDQGYKVFLAGGLNPENVKEAILTVCPYAIDLSSGIEASPGIKDHQKIKKLFAQLI, encoded by the coding sequence ATGAAACCCAAAATAAAAATCTGTGGTTTAACCCGTAAAGAGGATGTTTTGTTTTTAAATCAATTTCCGGTAGATTATATAGGTTTTGTGTTTTATCCTCGGTCCCCAAGGTATGTAGGAGAAAATATAGACCAACTTTTGGGTTGTGTAAGAGTAGGGATTAAAAAAGTAGGGGTATTTGTTAATCCTAATTACGAAGAGGTAAAAAAGGCCTTAGACATTGGGATAGATTTAATTCAGCTTCACGGAGAGGAAACGGTTGAATTTGCTCAAAAAATAGGGCTTACAAGAGTAATAAAGGCCTTTAGAGTTAAAGATAAAATAGAACCAGAAAAGGTTTTACCTTGGAAAAAAGCTTATGCCATTCTTACCGATACGTTTGTAAAGGGGATACCTGGAGGAACAGGTCAAACCTTTAACTGGAGTTTAGCTAAGATTCTTGTCGACCAAGGTTATAAAGTCTTTTTAGCAGGAGGCTTAAACCCAGAAAACGTAAAAGAAGCTATTTTAACCGTATGTCCTTATGCCATAGACCTTTCTTCAGGAATAGAAGCCTCCCCTGGAATAAAAGACCATCAAAAAATAAAAAAGCTCTTTGCCCAATTAATTTAA
- the ahcY gene encoding adenosylhomocysteinase, with the protein MEYHVKDLSLADEGLRLIEWAEMDMPVLRQIRERFAKEKPLKGVRIGACLHVTTETANLVRTLKEGGAEVFLCASNPLSTKDEVAAALVKYFEIPVFAIRGEDRDTYYSHINAVLNQNPQITIDDGADLVSTLHKERQDQAEKVWGGTEETTTGVIRLKAMAKDGLLKYPIIAVNDALTKHLFDNRYGTGQSTLDGILRATNRLLAGAVFVVCGFGWCGKGLAMRARGMGARVVVTEVDPLKALEAVMEGYLVMPLDEAAEIGDFFCTVTGNKSVIRKEHFLKMKDGAIVCNSGHFDVEIDLNSLKEISNQIRTVRKEVEEYTLINGKRIYVLSQGRLVNLASAEGHPSGVMDMSFANQALSVEYIVKNHHNLQKTVYSVPEEIDKEVARLKLEAMGIKIDTLTPEQQKYLTSWEEGT; encoded by the coding sequence ATGGAATATCATGTGAAAGACCTAAGTTTAGCAGACGAAGGACTAAGGCTTATAGAATGGGCTGAAATGGACATGCCTGTTTTAAGGCAGATAAGAGAAAGGTTTGCCAAAGAAAAACCCTTAAAAGGGGTCAGAATAGGTGCATGCTTACATGTAACCACAGAAACCGCTAATTTGGTAAGGACTTTAAAAGAAGGCGGAGCTGAGGTGTTTTTATGTGCTTCTAACCCTCTTTCTACCAAAGATGAAGTAGCTGCTGCCTTAGTAAAATATTTTGAAATTCCTGTCTTTGCTATCAGAGGCGAAGATAGAGATACTTATTACTCTCACATAAACGCAGTGCTTAACCAAAACCCTCAAATTACCATAGACGATGGTGCAGACCTGGTAAGCACTCTTCACAAAGAAAGACAAGACCAAGCTGAAAAAGTTTGGGGAGGTACAGAAGAAACCACCACCGGAGTTATCAGACTTAAAGCTATGGCTAAAGATGGTCTTCTCAAATACCCCATTATTGCAGTAAACGATGCCTTAACAAAACACCTGTTTGATAATCGTTATGGCACAGGACAGTCAACCCTCGACGGGATTTTGAGGGCTACCAATCGACTGCTTGCGGGAGCTGTTTTTGTGGTTTGTGGTTTTGGTTGGTGCGGAAAAGGACTTGCCATGAGAGCCAGAGGAATGGGGGCAAGGGTAGTGGTGACAGAAGTAGACCCACTTAAAGCTTTAGAAGCTGTGATGGAAGGCTATTTGGTAATGCCTTTAGATGAAGCCGCTGAAATAGGAGATTTTTTCTGTACGGTTACAGGCAATAAATCGGTAATACGAAAGGAACATTTCTTAAAAATGAAAGACGGAGCCATCGTCTGCAATTCAGGCCATTTTGACGTAGAAATAGACCTTAACTCATTAAAAGAAATCTCCAACCAAATAAGAACCGTCAGAAAAGAGGTAGAAGAATACACCTTAATCAATGGAAAAAGAATTTATGTCCTTTCTCAAGGAAGGTTGGTAAACTTAGCCTCTGCTGAAGGCCATCCTTCAGGGGTAATGGACATGAGTTTTGCCAATCAGGCATTGTCTGTAGAATATATCGTCAAGAACCATCATAATCTTCAGAAAACAGTTTATTCTGTGCCAGAGGAAATCGACAAAGAGGTTGCCAGACTTAAACTGGAAGCCATGGGTATTAAAATAGATACCCTTACCCCAGAACAACAAAAATATCTTACCTCTTGGGAAGAGGGAACCTAA